Proteins found in one Patescibacteria group bacterium genomic segment:
- a CDS encoding desulfoferrodoxin family protein, protein MMKINKYEDISQIDREAKKDYIDRHSAFIHCDKNAAKGKKHKVKVKVGEEYPHPDDPDHYIAWVQLWNGEKMLAEANFIEGALGNEDNNLEVDFYIVPQKNMKLRAQAFCTKHGLWQSEEVLVTVE, encoded by the coding sequence ATCATGAAAATTAATAAATACGAAGACATTTCTCAAATAGATAGAGAAGCAAAAAAAGATTATATCGACAGACATTCGGCTTTTATTCATTGCGATAAAAATGCTGCAAAAGGGAAAAAACATAAGGTAAAAGTAAAAGTTGGAGAAGAATATCCACATCCTGATGATCCTGATCATTATATAGCATGGGTTCAATTATGGAATGGTGAAAAAATGCTTGCCGAAGCAAACTTTATTGAAGGAGCTCTTGGTAACGAAGATAATAACCTAGAAGTTGACTTTTATATTGTACCACAAAAAAATATGAAGTTAAGAGCTCAGGCTTTCTGTACTAAACACGGATTATGGCAAAGTGAAGAAGTACTAGTTACTGTTGAGTAA
- a CDS encoding peroxiredoxin: protein MGKKAPEFKANAVINGSEIVKDFSLEQYKGKKDVIFFFYPLDFTFVCPTELLAFQRKIAEFEKRNVAVVGCSTDSEFSHLAWLQTDLNKGGIKGVKYPIVSDLSKTIAENFGVLAGEYDYNDDGTIKFNGAPVAYRGLFLIDKKGVIRHSVINDLPLGRSIDEALRMVDSLQHFEEYGEVCPANWKEGDDAMKATQDGVADYLSNH, encoded by the coding sequence ATAGGTAAAAAAGCGCCGGAATTTAAGGCGAACGCAGTAATTAATGGAAGCGAAATAGTTAAAGACTTTTCTTTAGAGCAATATAAAGGGAAAAAAGATGTAATATTCTTTTTTTATCCACTTGATTTTACTTTTGTCTGCCCAACAGAATTGTTAGCATTTCAAAGAAAAATTGCTGAATTTGAAAAACGAAATGTTGCTGTAGTCGGCTGCTCAACAGATTCTGAGTTTTCGCACTTGGCATGGTTACAAACCGATTTAAACAAAGGAGGCATTAAAGGAGTTAAATATCCTATAGTATCCGATTTGTCGAAAACTATTGCCGAAAATTTCGGAGTTTTAGCTGGTGAATATGACTATAACGACGATGGAACAATAAAATTCAATGGGGCACCCGTTGCTTATCGTGGATTATTTTTAATTGATAAAAAAGGAGTTATTCGCCATTCGGTAATTAACGATCTTCCATTAGGAAGAAGTATCGACGAAGCTTTGAGAATGGTTGATTCATTGCAACACTTCGAAGAATATGGAGAAGTTTGTCCTGCCAACTGGAAAGAAGGAGACGATGCAATGAAAGCAACTCAAGATGGAGTAGCAGATTATTTAAGTAATCATTAA
- a CDS encoding IS1380 family transposase produces the protein MKSTTKFINSKIKHIKYSFTGGNITMYSGINAVAKFLKRDKTIKTISKLFPTKKENATKFTKFQVIMAITFASISGINRIKKIANFTQDPLIQVNLGLQKALNENIISDTLKKMGQSGARKLEEELLRKNSIFIKNIGLPHIIFDGDSTVSMTCGNQEGAKKGFNPKKKGAKSYHPQLLFESNTKVLYNTWFRSGDAYTSNGMSEFLKETQASLPQTIENVFFRADSGYFGGALLDTLEDFRWDYLIKVKLKNLTNLLEKQTWTAVPGKKDTAICEFDYTTKSWNGKVRNLKAIRTVKEYVQRDFMGEKQIIPVYQYACYVSSYSKKDAVELHDLYKERSTSETWIEQVKGQLLAGKTLTDDFWSNDILWQLNCFAYNISVMMRSRHKKIKRQEHQTFREWFIVVPGKVVSGGHTNEVKIYENYYCKSNWIELYEFLDAA, from the coding sequence ATGAAAAGTACAACTAAATTTATTAACAGCAAAATAAAACACATAAAATACTCATTTACAGGTGGTAATATCACAATGTATTCTGGTATCAATGCAGTAGCAAAATTTTTAAAAAGAGATAAAACTATAAAAACAATTTCTAAATTATTCCCGACAAAGAAAGAGAATGCAACAAAGTTCACAAAGTTTCAAGTAATTATGGCTATAACTTTCGCTTCTATATCAGGCATAAACAGAATTAAGAAGATAGCTAACTTTACACAAGATCCTTTAATTCAAGTTAATCTGGGGCTTCAAAAGGCTTTGAACGAGAATATTATCTCGGACACTTTAAAAAAAATGGGGCAATCGGGTGCAAGGAAATTAGAAGAGGAACTATTAAGGAAAAACTCTATATTCATAAAAAACATTGGATTACCACATATAATATTTGATGGGGATTCAACAGTAAGCATGACTTGTGGTAATCAAGAGGGAGCTAAAAAAGGTTTTAATCCCAAAAAGAAAGGAGCAAAAAGTTATCATCCACAATTATTGTTTGAGAGTAATACAAAAGTACTATACAACACATGGTTTAGAAGCGGGGATGCTTATACGTCAAACGGAATGTCTGAATTTTTGAAAGAAACACAAGCGTCCTTGCCCCAAACAATAGAAAATGTATTTTTTAGAGCTGACAGTGGATATTTTGGTGGTGCTCTATTAGATACATTGGAAGATTTTAGATGGGATTATTTAATAAAAGTAAAACTCAAAAATTTAACAAACCTGCTTGAAAAACAAACATGGACAGCAGTGCCCGGGAAAAAAGATACCGCAATATGTGAATTTGATTACACAACCAAATCATGGAATGGTAAAGTTAGAAACTTAAAAGCCATCCGTACTGTAAAAGAATATGTCCAAAGAGATTTTATGGGCGAAAAACAAATTATACCGGTATATCAATATGCCTGTTATGTAAGTAGTTATTCAAAAAAAGATGCAGTTGAATTACATGATTTATACAAGGAACGTTCTACAAGTGAAACATGGATAGAACAGGTTAAAGGTCAACTACTTGCTGGCAAAACATTGACTGATGATTTTTGGTCCAATGATATTTTATGGCAACTAAATTGCTTTGCTTATAACATATCAGTAATGATGAGGAGCAGACATAAAAAGATAAAAAGACAAGAGCATCAGACTTTTAGAGAGTGGTTTATAGTTGTACCCGGTAAAGTTGTAAGTGGTGGGCACACTAACGAAGTTAAGATATATGAAAATTATTATTGCAAAAGCAACTGGATTGAATTATATGAGTTTTTGGATGCAGCATAA